The Pogona vitticeps strain Pit_001003342236 chromosome 6, PviZW2.1, whole genome shotgun sequence genome contains a region encoding:
- the LOC110078554 gene encoding interleukin-27 subunit alpha isoform X1 gives MHLCGAAFLLQTLLSYYMLAAAVPARPRGDKASTVDWQANLQKEFRRSVNFSRQLLCKIRVLKHHYLSDRLPGASLTFVTHKGLFSLTSLDLHTWLSLSDAKRLTHLAKMLSFYHDLIQQLKDYEADREDSRFVPQLEDLGFNLRDLSHHVSYQISLWGLPSENNPEPTPEPPQILQSKDQWRNRQEGYIVLRHLESFLCRATRDFWILKDKIRM, from the exons ATGCATCTGTGTG GCGCGGCATTCCTTCTCCAGACTCTTCTCAGCTACTACatgcttgctgctgctgttccggCCAGGCCCCGAGGGGATAAGGCATCCACAGTTGATTGGCAGGCCAATCTGCAGAAAGAATTCAGAAGAAGCGTAAACTTCTCACGACAACTACTCTGCAAAATAAGGGTCCTTAAACATCATTAT ctcTCCGACCGTCTCCCGGGAGCTTCACTCACTTTCGTAACTCACAAAGGGCTGTTTTCCTTGACGAGCTTGGATCTTCATACATGGCTTTCTCTTTCG GATGCCAAGCGCCTGACCCACCTGGCCAAGATGCTGTCATTCTATCACGACTTGATACAACAGCTAAAGGACTATGAAGCAGACAGAGAAGATTCTAGATTTGTCCCTCAGCTCGAAGATCTTGGTTTTAACCTCCGAGATCTGAGTCATCATGTGAGTTATCAG ATTTCACTTTGGGGCCTGCCATCTGAAAATAACCCTGAACCAACCCCCGAACCACCTCAGATTCTTCAGAGCAAGGATCAGTGGAGGAACCGCCAGGAAGGATACATTGTCTTGCGCCATCTTGAGAGCTTCCTATGTCGTGCCACGCGGGATTTCTGGATTCTTAAAGATAAAAtaaggatgtaa
- the LOC110078554 gene encoding interleukin-27 subunit alpha isoform X2: MHLCGAAFLLQTLLSYYMLAAAVPARPRGDKASTVDWQANLQKEFRRSVNFSRQLLCKIRVLKHHYLSDRLPGASLTFVTHKGLFSLTSLDLHTWLSLSDAKRLTHLAKMLSFYHDLIQQLKDYEADREDSRFVPQLEDLGFNLRDLSHHISLWGLPSENNPEPTPEPPQILQSKDQWRNRQEGYIVLRHLESFLCRATRDFWILKDKIRM; the protein is encoded by the exons ATGCATCTGTGTG GCGCGGCATTCCTTCTCCAGACTCTTCTCAGCTACTACatgcttgctgctgctgttccggCCAGGCCCCGAGGGGATAAGGCATCCACAGTTGATTGGCAGGCCAATCTGCAGAAAGAATTCAGAAGAAGCGTAAACTTCTCACGACAACTACTCTGCAAAATAAGGGTCCTTAAACATCATTAT ctcTCCGACCGTCTCCCGGGAGCTTCACTCACTTTCGTAACTCACAAAGGGCTGTTTTCCTTGACGAGCTTGGATCTTCATACATGGCTTTCTCTTTCG GATGCCAAGCGCCTGACCCACCTGGCCAAGATGCTGTCATTCTATCACGACTTGATACAACAGCTAAAGGACTATGAAGCAGACAGAGAAGATTCTAGATTTGTCCCTCAGCTCGAAGATCTTGGTTTTAACCTCCGAGATCTGAGTCATCAT ATTTCACTTTGGGGCCTGCCATCTGAAAATAACCCTGAACCAACCCCCGAACCACCTCAGATTCTTCAGAGCAAGGATCAGTGGAGGAACCGCCAGGAAGGATACATTGTCTTGCGCCATCTTGAGAGCTTCCTATGTCGTGCCACGCGGGATTTCTGGATTCTTAAAGATAAAAtaaggatgtaa